The Pristiophorus japonicus isolate sPriJap1 chromosome 8, sPriJap1.hap1, whole genome shotgun sequence genomic sequence tgcctcgtgtgattctatagcaggatgtaaggacaccacatacttgaaaagaaaaaattagcagggccatggggaaagagcaggggagtgggactaatcggatagatCTTTCACagaaccagcacagacacgatgggccaaatggcctcctcctgtgctgtgtgattctatgaaactCCCCTCACTGAACTCCAGACCTCCCTTTGTGAGGAACAGTGCCACTAATTGTGTGGCAGGTGATGGGAGATTCCAGGAGGGTTCACTCACTAAATGCGTCTGTGTTTCGCCCCACGGTATCTCTGCTAACGGATACTTTGCTGACCCTGACACACAGAAGCCGgggcagagtgaggggaggggctggtACGGTTACTTACCTCGACAGCCTCTGTGCCAGTAATATCCGGGCAGGCACTTGTCACACTTGGGCCCTGTCGCCCCCTTCTTACACTCACAATATCCCGTGTCATTACAGCGATGGTGGAGCGAGCCATCAGGGTGACACTCACAATCTGCAGAAACAAGACAAGACACACACTGCACACGGTTGATCCCAATAAAACATAGCGACACAACCTCAGCGACAGGAATGAGTGCGAGCCGGGGCAAGggaggctcagactgtgggggtgaaacaagtctccaacactttacaaacagcttcaattcgggaaggcgtcgaacactttgagtctcttcgtcgggagtacgcggaagccaagtacaaacagcggaagaaggcgtgtacgacaaatcaagcaccccacccacccgtcccttcaaccaccacctgccccacctgtgacagagtctgtagatcccacattggactcatcagtcaccttagaactgtagtgtggaagcaagtcatcctcgactctggtggactgcctaagaagagaagactgagggagtgccgcactgtcgaagggacagtactgagggagtgccgcactgtcggagggacagtactgagggagtgctgcactgtcggaggggcaatactgagggagtgccgcactgtcggagggacagtactgagggagtgccgcactgtcgatggggcactactgagggaatgctgcaccagtagatgtgtatttggactttcaaaaggcttttgacaaggtcccgcacaagagattgttgtgcaaaatctaagcacatggtattgggggtaatgtactgacgtggatagagaactggatggcagacaggaagcagagagtcgggataaacaggtccttttcagaatggcaggcagtgactagtggaatgccgcagggctcagtgctgggaccccagctctttacaatatacattaatgatttagacgaaggtaatcaatgtaatatctccatgtttgcagatgacactaagctgggtggcggtgtgagctgtgaggaggacgctaagaggttgcagggtgacttggacaggttaggtgagtgggcaaatgcatggcagatgcagtatactgtagataaatgtgaggttatccattttgggggcaaaaacatgaaggcagaatattatctgaatggcggcagactagaaaaaggggaggtgcaacgagacctggtgtcatggttcatcagtcactgaaagtgggcatgcaggtacagcagacggtgaagaagacaaatggtatgttggccttcatagctcggggatttgagtttaggcgtAGGGAAgtattattacagttgtacagggccttggtgaggcctcagctggaatactgtgttcagttttggtctcgggatcctaatctgaggaaggacgttcttgctattgagggagtgcagcgaaggttcaccagactgattcccgggatggctggactgacatatgaggagagactggatcaactgggccttattcactagtgtttagaaggctgagaagggatctcatagaaacgtataagattctgacgggactggacaggttcaatgcaggaagaatgttccaaatgttggggaagtccagaaccagggatggtaggccatttaggactgagatgaggagaaacttcttcactcagagagttgttaacctgtggaattccctgccgcagagaattgttgatgccagttcattggatatattcaagagggagttagatatggcccttacggctaaaaggatcaaggggtatggagagaaagcgggaaaggggtactgagggaatgatcagtcatgatcttattgaatagtggtgcaggttcgaagggccgaatggcctactcctgcacctattttctatgtttctattttctatgtttctaaatgcaatCCTTGCTTTCTCTTCCTGATCTGAGCCAGTCGCTTTGTTTGCAAGCTCCTACCTTGCGCTGGGTTCACGACCTCTAGTGATGAGATTCGTGGCCGTGTGTGATCGAGCTTTGGGTCAGCTGCATGTGTCGGGGGAAATCAGCAATTATTGATCCCAGCTGGAGAACAACACGCGGGCTGAACAGAGCATCTGTAATTTGCACACATTGAGAGGAGACTGCCCGGGACTGCAAGAGGGTCCGAGAGACAAGCATGCAGACATTTCCATCTCCATCTCACCACCATTCAGACAGAGACTGACACCGAGACATGGAAGGTGATAGTgggacaggggaccaaaagcttggtcaattagGTAGGTTTTatcagcgacttaaaggaggagagagagatagtgaggattagggagacaattccagagcttagggcttggcagctgaaggccaccaatggtggggcaaaatgAGTGAGGGATGCTCAAGGGCCAGAatcggaggaacgcagagatcttggagggtgtagggcaggaggaggttacaaagtTAGGGCGgattgtagggcttgaggaggttacagagatagggaggtatgtagggtgggagggggttacagagatagcgaggtgtgtagggtgggagggggttacagagatagggaggggtgtagggtgggaggggttacagagataagcaggggtgtggagtgggagggggttacagagatagggagggctgagacCACAGAGCGATTTGAACGCgaggatgagaattctaaattGGAGACGTTGCTGGACCAGGGGCCAATGTCGGCTCAATCAATCGCTTCTCCGGATCTGCTCACTGCCCAGGCCATCGCTCAAAGTGGATCGGTCGCTAATTAGCGGGAATCTGGTCCGCGGAGCAAGGGTTTAATAGGGTGAGGACGGTGACAGGTTATTGTGGGATTTGGGTACATTCGAGTAGGTTGAGGGTGTGAAAGGAAAACTGTGTAATGCAGGATGTGACTGAACCGTCCTGTTATTATTCAGCATGACTGAATCCAGCAACAACACGCTCAGTAATTCAGTGCAACATAGAAATTCATCGGCAGGCATTAGAACTCGTTTATCTTCAGTTCAGTTTGTGTCAGTGATAaaggttttgagtgtctgtttcttcCTGTTGGTTCTGGCTGTACCTGGGCAGGAAAGGGGCaggattggggtcaaagtgtaaTGTTTCATCGAAGCCCAGGGTGCCCCAGAGCCCCAATCCCAGTCaccgtggggagttatggtcactcccggtcagtatggggagttatggtcacgctGCTCCTGGTCAGTGTGTGAATTATGGTCACTCCTTGTCagtatggggagttatggtcactccaggtcagtatggggcattatggtcactcccggtcagtatggggagttatggtcactcccggtcagtatgGGGAATTATGGTCACTCCCGGCCAGTGTGGGGAGCTATGGTCACGCTGCTCCTGGTCAGTGTGTgaattatggtcactcccggtcagtatggggagttatggtcactcccggtcagtatggggagttatggtcactcccggtcagtatggggggttatggtcactcccggccaGTGTGGGGAGCTATGGTCACGCTGCTCCTGGTCAGTATGGggggttatggtcactcccggtcagtatggggggttatggtcactcccggtcagtgtggggagttatggtcattcccggtcagtgtggggagttatggtcacttccGGTCAGTATGGGAGATATATGGTCACTTCCGGTCAGTCTGTGTGTTGGTTTGGGGATTCAATGTGGAGAATGGTTTGGAATGACACGGACAGCATGCGAAGGGTTAAATAAACAGGAACAAGTTGATGCAAAATCTGAGACACTCACCCAGTTCCCATTCCTGTATCTGGGATAACGGGATTACAACAGATCCCCGTTGATCTTTGCCTCAGCAACCAATCAGCTTTCTACAAATCTTCCCTCCACTTCCCATTGAACATTCTCACTGAGACAGAGTTAAGAAGCACTTTCCTCTCAGCTAAGATGTGCGTCGTATATATTACATCTTCCCTGCTTCATATCTGCTGTCCCGCTCAAGGAGATTATACTTTACTCCATAGATACATGGACACACAGCCTCCTGATCCCAGCCCTGCTCACACCCACGCCTGTTCACACTCAGTCCCTGTTCACACCTACACTTGTCCCTTGGTCAGTGGACGATGAGGGAGGTTTGAGGGGAGCGGTTTGTTCCTGATACAGAAATGGGCTCTGGGTCAGCAGGTCAGAGAGCGTAGATCCTACTTACGGCCACTTGCGACAGTGTCAGGGAGGCCTGGAGAGGGAAACGGAAACAATGAAAGTTAGAGAGACGTCTGATTAACAATCTTTATCAATAAACACACTAATACAACCCGTCACACGGAGTGTTCATGAGATCGACATCACTTAAACTCACGAACAAAGAACACATCGGGGATTGCGTACTGCACCCTCTGAGAGCTCACACCAGCCCTATGTGAGACCAGGTAGAGTTGCTATAGTGCTCCCGTAAGGTGAGCGTGAGGTTAGTGCGTGGGTACACTCCCACTATGTGCGATTAGTGTGTAAGTACGCTGGGTTAATACGCAAGGGCATCAGTCATCACAGAGACCCCTCTCCCACTGCCCAGTCATGTCACTATCTGGATATTGATCTCGGGACATTCCACACACAGCAATGGCCACAGATGTCCCTCACAACCTTCACTTCCTGAtctgcttcagatattgattacacAGAGGCTTattctcctctcaccctccccagcTCTTCCCCAGCTGTTCATCCAGCCATTAACATTCCATTCTCACATCAGTCTACACCTCAGTGCTGGCTCTGTATCTGTAGGTGTGTCCGGAGTGAGCTTCCATCAAATTGAACCCCTGCAGCTATTCTAACCTCACCCTCTACATAATGCCAGTgattccccctcactcactgaccccgacATTACATTGATAGAGGGCTTCAAAATCAGgaagggtttcgatagagtaaataatgagaatctgtttccagtggcaggagggtcaggaaccagaggtcacagattgaaggtgattggcaaaaggaccagaggggaggtgaggagagtttatttacacagcgagttgttgtgatctggaatgcactgcctgaaagggcggtgggagcagattcaatagtaactttcaaaaggctgtgGGGAAACagcaggaagtgggactaattggatcatttttctttctttccctctctatatctctTCCGTTCTCTCATTCTTactttctttctctcctctctttcactctttttcactttctttatttctttttgtcTCCCACTTTCTTTTTCATTTCCTTtgttctctctctttatctctcattctttttccctctcctctctccccccccccccttacctctctccctctctctctctctctcactccctctccttccctctcactcAGTGTGGAGCCGTGGACACGGACTCTATTtctgtccctggctctgtccaaTCTCCCGCTGTGAGCCTCTGTTCCCACATTAACACAATCACAGACACCCATGGGGCTGTATTTTGGAGTCGATGTGTTGTCGGGAGTTGGGCTGAGAATGAAATGTGAATGGAATCTAGCGCCGGCACTGGGCCGGGCCGGAGCAGCTCTGGTTACTCACAGACATTGGCCGTCCCTTTGGGGATTGGGAGGTACGAGCCCGCTCTCCACACTCGGCCTTGAAAGCCTTTCTTGCATCTCCCGCAGTCCGGCCCCGTCGTGTTGTGCTCGCACTCGCAACTCAGCTTCCCCTTCTCCCAGATACAGTTGTTGGCGTGAAGATTGCACTTACACCTGGCAAAAAACAAGGGCAAGCTGGTTTCAAATAAGCTGAGCAGCTGGGTTAGACTGGGGACTGCCCGCTCCGGGAGTCCGCTCTCCCTTTTCCAGCTTCACTCTGCAAACAGCAACATTTTTCTCCCAATTATTGCATTTCAAACCAGGTGGCAGGACAGTTTCTGGGTGTGTTTCCGCTGATTGACGATCAGATTCTGGGCAGCAACAAGAACAAGTTAGGAGAGAGTTTCTGATCAGCTCCAGCGTTCCAGGCCCCTCAGAGAAAGagtttgtatttatgtagcgcctctcAAAACCCTCAGCATCTCCCAGCAAAAtagatcattggctgtaaagcaccttgggacgtcctgagggcgtgaaaggtgcgatagaaaTGTAAGTACATTCTTAACAACAAAAATACCTGCAACTACAactacaacaacctgcatttatatagcatctttaatgtagtaaaacgtcacagGAACATAAATCAGACAAAAAGTGACACCCGGACACAtgaaatattagggcaggtgacccaaagattggtcaaagaggtaggttttaaggagtgtcttaaaggagagagaggcggagaggtttagggagggaattctggagtttCGGGctcaggcacggccgccaatggtggggcgatggaaattagggctgtgcaagaggccagaattggatgagcgtggagatctcggaggggtgtagggctggaagaggtttcagagatagggaggggagaggccatggagggatttgaagataaggatgagaattttaaaaatcgggGCGTTTGCGGACCAgtcgccaatgtaggtcagcaacaacaacaaatgacaactacaacaacttgcctttatatagcatctttgacatagtacaacgtcccaaggtgcttcacagcagcgtaaaTCAGGCAGAATTTGAGACCGGGACACATGAGGAGGAAAAACTCGGAGACTGAAGATGAAGATGGAAAGACTGATAATCTCCACCTTCCCTCTTCTCCTGGCTCAGTCCCCACTTTCCCCATTTTCACCCAAACACCAAAGCGGCCGGATTGTCCCCAGGGTTTGCTCAGAAAGGGTTAAACCTGGGAATCTCTTTCAAGGTTTAAAGTGAAACTATtcgatccataagaacataagaattatgaacaggggtaggccatctagcccctcgagcctgctccgccattcaacaagatcatggctgatctggacatggactcagctccacttacccgcccgctccccataacccttaattcccttattggttaaaaatctatcaatctgtgacttgaatacattcaatgagctagcctcaactgcttccttgggcagagaattccacagattcacaaccctctgggagaagaaattccttctcaactcggttttaaattggctcccctgtattttgaggttctagtctccccgaccagtggaaacaacctctctgcctctatcttgtctatccctttcattattttaaatgtttctataagatcaccctcatccttctgaactccaacgagtaaagacccagtctactcaatctatcatcataaggtaaccccctcatctccgaaatcagccaagtgaatcgtctctgtaccccctccaaagccagtatatccttccttaagtaaggtgaccaaaactgcacgcagtacaccaggtgcggcctcaccaataacctacacagttgcagcaggacctccctgcttttgtactccatccctctcgcaataacatttcattcgccttcctgattacctgcttcacctgcaaactaactttttgggattcatgcacgggacccccaagtccctctgcacctcagcatgttgtaatttttccccattcaaataatattcccttttactgttttttttccccccaaggtggatgacctcacactttccgacattgtattccatctgccaaaccttagcccgttcgcttaacctatccaaatctctttgcagcctctctgtgtcctctacacaacccgctttcccactaatctttgtgtcatctgcacattttgttacactacactctgtcccctcttccaggtcatctatgtatattgtaaacagttttggtcccagcaccgatctctgtggcacaccactaaccaccgatttccaacccgaaaaggacccatttatcccgactctctgctttctattcgccaccaattctctatccatgctaatacatttcctctgactccgcgtacctctatcttctgcagtaaccttttgtgtggcaccttatcgaatgccttttggaaacctaaatacaccacatccatcggtacacctctatccaccatgctcattatatcctcaaagaattccagtaaattagttaaacatgatttccccttcatgaatccatgctgtgtctgcttgattgcactattcctatctagatgtcctgctattttttcctgaatgatagtttcaagcattttccccactacagatattaaactaaccggcctatagttacctgccttttgtctgcccccttttttaaacagaggcgttacattagctgctttccaatccgctggtacctccccagagtccagagaattttggtatattataacgaatgcatctgctataacttctgccatctcttttaataccctgggatgcatttcatcaggaccaggggacttgtctaccttgagtcccattagcctgtccagcactacccccttagtgatagtgattgtctcaaggtcctcccttcccacattcctgtgaccagcaatttttggcatggtttttgtatcttccactgtgaagaccgaagcaaaataattgtttaaggtctcagccgtttccacatttcccattattaaatcccccttctcatcttctaagggactaacatttacattagtcactcttttccgttttatatatttgtaaaagcttttactatctgtttttatgttttgcaaccCACTGGGCGAGGAGCTCATGGTGAACTAACACTGGAACCACAACAGAGAATTCAATCttcaaatgaatgaatgaatgagagttTATAAAACAGCCAGCAAAAGAGGTGGCCCGTATTGGTTCAGTGTTTAGTGTGAGAGAGTTAATATTGAATGATTCCTCAATCATCAATGACGGGACATTTACAGCGAGAGAATGAGTGGTTTACACAACAAATTACTCTCCTTTTCCACACAAATCACCAGGAAACGGGACAGGGAAACTAACAGACGTGGATCTCAGTGATTCAGGATATAAAGAGGAAGCACAGTGTGAGATTTGGGATCAGTGGATAGATTCGCTGATCGACTTTACTCCTGTACAATCCCACATTCCAAAAGATGAAAGGATGGAGTttacccccaccccacacagcggGAACTCTGTCccggctcctcccctcccccaatcgccAACTCCTCACCCTCTGACCCTGGgagtgaatcccacagcctcacCATGCTCTGTGTGAAGACCTTTTTCCTGCCCCCTCCTCAATCTCTCACATTTCATCTTTCTCTGGCCCCTCATTCTAAAACAGAatgaacttgtatttctatagagcATTTCacctcctcaggacgtcccaaagcgtttcacagccaatgaagcacttttggagtgtagtctctgttgtaatgttggaaactcagcagccaatatgtgcacagcaagctcccacaaacagcaatgtttccctccctaaacctctccgcctctccctcctctaagacgctccttaaaccaacatccttgagcaagcttttggtctccagtcttaatatctccttctgtggctcggtgttaattgtgtctgatttatgctcctgtgaagcaccttgggacgtttcactacgttaaaggcgctttgtAAATGGCAGTTGTTGTTTTTCAGTAAATGCGATTTGGAAAGGCCCAACATGCTGTGAAGGTCTCTCTGCCGTGAAGCGTGAGAACGCTGGTCTCGGTGACTCTGTGCTAACAGCATCGAGCCGCTGTTTAACTTACTGCGAAGGTGAAGCTTCACAATCCGCACATTGTACGTTGCACATTCAGCAAATTGGCAGTTCTGGGCTCTGTTTGCTGAACTAAGCAGAAACCCAGACAGTTCCTTGGAGTCACATTAACGGCAGCGTAAACATTTTACTGCTCCTGGTCTCCAATTAGTGCCTGAAGATTCTCCGTGACTAAAAGCTGGAGCGAGCCTCCCAGAAACTGAGTGTAGAATAATGAGGGAATGGCTCAGAGCCCAGCAGATTGTGTGATGGGCCAATGGGAACTCACTGAGCCAGACTGAATATAGATTGAACACGAAGGGGGTGTTGAGTCACAATCATTCATCAAACCaggaaaggctttgatagagtaaatagagagacaCTGTTTCCCGTGGcaggagggtcgggaaccagagggcacagattgaaggtcatTGGCATAAGGACCAGAGGGAGATGAGAAGAGTTTATTTACACCGCGAGttggaaagggaattggataaatacttgaagggaaagatttgcagggcaatggggaaagagtggggagtgggactaattagagagctctttcacagagccagcacaggcccgatgggccaaatggcctcctcctttgcgGTCTGATTCTCGGACTCTCTGAATCCTGATGAGACTGGAGCTCGGCAGTGTTGAGAGTAAAGGGACAGATTCTGCTCGCTCCGTGCTGCTCGATTGGCTGAACACTGAGCAGGAACTCGCTGACTCATCGCCAGCCAGCTAGCAGGACTGTGAAAGCTCGCTACCGAGCCCATCACCAGGGGCAGGGGGAGCTGGCACAGTGCTGGTCTGTGCACAGTGTCACACAGCCATTCAGGGAAGCTCAAACACCCGACACGGGCAGCTGACCGTGCCAAGTGGGCCGGGGGAGGGATCACCATCTATCGCTGTAAAACCTCCCAGTTACCCAGcgctcacataggaacaggaggaggccattcagcccctcgagcctgctccgtcattcaatgtgatcatggctgatctgtgacctaactctatatacccgcctttgccccatatccattaatacctcTGGTTattaaaatctatcaatctcagatttaaaattaacaattgatctagcatcaactgccgtttgcagtagagaattccaaccTTCGACCACCCTTTGTGTAAAACTGTTTCCCAACATCACTCCGTAAAGGattggctctaattttcagactttGCCCCAAGTCCTAGAATAACCAACCAGTGGAATTcttggaaatggtttctctctatctacccgttcAGTTCCCTTTAATAAATTGAAACCTTCGATCaaataaccttctaaattccagggaatacaattcgagattttgtaatctctcctcgtaattaggTGTTGGGCCTGATAGACTGCCCTTCAGATGTTAATTGAGATTGCCTTGTCTGCTGTTAACTCCAATAAAGTACCCTCCAGATGATAACTGATAGAGTGTCCTGCCAGATGTTATCCCTGATAGTATCCCAGATGTTAGCCCTGAGAGTATTCCCCCAAATGTTTGCCCTGTTGGATTATTGCCATGATGATAAAATGATAATATTCCCCAGATGTTGGCCCCGGTTGAATAGCATTGACATAATGTCCCGAGAGTGCCCGAGGATGTTGCCCATGTGATTGCCTCCCTAGATGTTGGCCCTATGAGTGCCCCAGAATTTGCCCTGTGAGTGCCCCAGATGTTGCTCTGAGTGCCCCCAGATGTTGGCCCTGTGAGTGCCCCCAGATGTTGGCCCTGTGAGTGGCCCCCAGATGTTGGCCCTGTGAGTGGCCCCCAGATGTTGCCCGGCGAGTGCCCCAGATGTTGGCCCGACGGCTCCCCCTGCGTGTGAAGTGTGGGATCAGCGACTCTGACCAGAAGGGGCGAGGAGCTCTCACCGGCCGCGAATGTCCAGGTTGGAGATGGCGTAGAAGTATTTGGAGAGGTTGTGCTGGTCAACACTGGTGGCCCCAGTGGCCGGCCGGAGCAGCCTGACCCGCAGGTCGGTCAGGGTGAAGAAGTCCCTCAGGTCCTTGGTGGTGTCCAGCTGGCCGTACAGTGAGGCCATATCGCGGAGACGGGGCCCCCCGAACAGGGCGAAACGCTCCTGGATCTCCAAGCGCACCATCTTGTCCACCTTCCACACGTAGCCCCTGGAGTACTCCTCTGTGCAGATGATGTCCAGCACCGAGACCGGGCTCAGATCCCGGGCCCTTCTCGGCTCCATCCCGAAGGAGGTGAGGCAGTCGGCCGCGTAGAACTGGTAGGGCTGCCACGTCCGGCCGTGGTCCAGAGACTTCTCCAGGACCATCTGCTCCGGCCGGCCTGACTCGAAGGTGATGACCATGTCCTCGGTCAGCTCGATGGTCTTGCCCCAGGACAGAGTGATGTTGATCAGGAGGGGCTCGGGGAAACTCCTCCAAGAGACACTTTGCCAAAAGGTGTTGGGAATCCGCCCCTCGGCATCCAGCATCAGCTCGGGCGGGTGTGCGAGCTCGGGCGTGTGAGCATCACACTCATTGTTGCACATGTATGGGTTGTCCTGGAAACCGAGACAggaacaacatgggttagatacagagtaaagctccctctacactgtcccagcaaacactcccagggcaggtacagcacgggttagatacagagtaaagctcgctccacactgtcccagcaaacactcccagggcaggtacagcacgggttagatacagagtaaagctccctgtacactgtcccatcatacactcccagggcaggtacagcacgggttagatacagagtaaagctcgctccacactgtcccagcaaacactcccagggtaggtacagcacgggttagatacagagtaaagctccctctatactgtcccagcaaacactcccagagcaggtacagcacgggttagatacagagtaaagctccctctacactgtcccatcaaacactcccagggcaggtacagcacggggttagatacagagaaaagctccctctacactgtcccatcaaacactcccagagcaggtacagcacgggttagatacagagcaaagctccctctacactgtcccatcaaacactcccagggcaggtacagcacgtgttagatacagagcaaagctccctctacactgtcccatcaaacactcccagggcaggtacagcacgtgttagatacagagtaaagctccctctacactgtcccatcaaacactcccagggcaggtacagcacgggttagatac encodes the following:
- the LOC139268003 gene encoding netrin-G1-like, which translates into the protein MLLSGLLPLQALWAALSLAAQHFPSWGHYDLCKAELHWDQGMSWDYMACQPEATLLTRFLKVSLDPVDSTCGETPEMYCSLDNPYMCNNECDAHTPELAHPPELMLDAEGRIPNTFWQSVSWRSFPEPLLINITLSWGKTIELTEDMVITFESGRPEQMVLEKSLDHGRTWQPYQFYAADCLTSFGMEPRRARDLSPVSVLDIICTEEYSRGYVWKVDKMVRLEIQERFALFGGPRLRDMASLYGQLDTTKDLRDFFTLTDLRVRLLRPATGATSVDQHNLSKYFYAISNLDIRGRCKCNLHANNCIWEKGKLSCECEHNTTGPDCGRCKKGFQGRVWRAGSYLPIPKGTANVCLPDTVASGPDPKLDHTRPRISSLEVVNPAQAGVCDNLLTRCENGGVCEDNGRCVCPAPYTGLLCEKGQCGEGVGGCVSQSPRDPTLHQVLLSLTVLLTAANGRPPL